One part of the uncultured Bacteroides sp. genome encodes these proteins:
- a CDS encoding GH92 family glycosyl hydrolase, translated as MAFLLCSYKGKGDSIPLQDNLTQYVKPIVGTAGYGNVYPGSQIPFGGIQISPDTDSDDYDAASGYKYDHKTLLGFSLSHLSGTGIPDLGDFLFVPGTGDIKFAPGTHANPQEGYRSRYSHDKEWSSPNYYGVDLLDYGVKAEMTSGLRSGIFRFTYPQNDNSFILIDLKHTLGQSCEWANVRFVNDSTICGYKLVKGWGPERHVYFAAVFSKSFQSCGLMQNGKPVLYNTNRFRSSKETWGKDLKAWMKFKTEKDEAVYVKTAISSVSAAGALGNLKELDGMTFNALRVKGEKLWNKELSKFQVKGTKDLKETFYTSVYHAFLHPFVFQDSDNRFRGLDKNIDTANGFTNLTVFSLWDTYRALHPLFNLVQREKNADVANSMLAHYDKSVEHMLPVWSFYGNETWCMIGYHAVSVLADMIVKDVKGFDYERAYQAMKRTAMNPNYDCLSDYSILGWVPFDKEKESVSKSLEYAFDDYCIAMAAKKLKKNDDYKYFLNRSLSYQNLVDPVTKYMRGRDSSGNWRTPFAPISYTGPGSVNGWGDITEGFTMQYTWYTPQDVQGYINMVGKKLFISRLDSMFTMEIPDDIPGAHDIQGRIGAYWHGNEPCHQIIYLYNYVKQPWNCQKWIRAVMDRFYGNQPGSLSGNDDCGQMSAWYIFNSMGFYPTAPSSNIYNIGSPGMEAVSMTLSNGKKVNVTTENWSKENVYIRKMYLNDKEYDKSYITYDDIKDGADIKFIMSNRPNYKRGVSNEAVPLSLSKEGQTLYYKKTR; from the coding sequence ATGGCTTTTTTGCTTTGTTCATATAAGGGCAAAGGTGATTCTATTCCTTTACAAGATAATTTAACTCAGTACGTAAAACCTATTGTTGGAACAGCTGGTTATGGCAATGTATATCCCGGATCTCAGATTCCTTTTGGCGGAATTCAAATTAGTCCGGATACAGATAGTGATGATTATGATGCAGCATCTGGCTATAAATATGATCATAAAACATTGTTAGGATTTAGCTTGAGTCATTTAAGCGGAACGGGCATACCTGATTTGGGAGATTTTTTATTTGTACCTGGTACCGGTGATATCAAATTTGCCCCCGGAACACATGCTAATCCGCAAGAAGGGTATCGTTCACGTTATTCTCATGACAAAGAATGGTCTAGTCCTAATTATTATGGTGTTGATTTGCTTGATTATGGTGTAAAAGCTGAAATGACATCTGGATTAAGAAGTGGCATATTCCGTTTTACATATCCTCAGAATGACAATTCTTTTATTTTGATTGATTTGAAACATACACTTGGACAATCTTGTGAATGGGCGAATGTTCGTTTTGTAAATGATTCAACAATATGCGGCTATAAATTGGTTAAAGGATGGGGACCGGAACGCCATGTTTATTTTGCAGCAGTTTTTTCCAAATCATTTCAATCATGTGGATTAATGCAAAATGGTAAACCTGTACTTTATAATACCAATAGATTTAGAAGTAGTAAAGAAACCTGGGGTAAAGATCTGAAAGCTTGGATGAAATTCAAAACAGAAAAAGATGAAGCTGTGTACGTCAAAACCGCTATCTCATCTGTAAGTGCGGCTGGTGCTTTGGGAAATTTGAAAGAACTTGATGGTATGACTTTCAATGCACTAAGAGTAAAGGGCGAGAAGCTGTGGAACAAAGAATTAAGCAAGTTTCAGGTTAAAGGTACAAAGGACCTTAAAGAAACATTCTATACCTCTGTTTATCATGCTTTTTTGCATCCTTTTGTTTTTCAGGATTCAGATAACCGATTTCGCGGACTTGATAAAAACATAGATACAGCAAACGGATTCACTAATTTGACCGTTTTTTCTTTGTGGGACACTTACAGAGCTCTACATCCACTATTCAATTTAGTTCAGAGAGAGAAGAATGCTGATGTGGCTAACTCAATGCTGGCACATTATGATAAAAGCGTAGAACATATGTTGCCTGTATGGTCTTTCTACGGTAATGAAACGTGGTGTATGATTGGTTATCATGCAGTATCTGTTCTTGCAGATATGATTGTGAAAGATGTTAAAGGATTCGATTATGAAAGAGCCTATCAGGCCATGAAAAGAACTGCAATGAATCCTAATTATGATTGCTTATCAGATTATTCAATATTGGGATGGGTGCCTTTTGATAAAGAAAAAGAATCAGTTTCTAAATCACTGGAATATGCTTTTGATGATTATTGCATTGCCATGGCAGCTAAGAAGCTTAAAAAGAATGATGACTATAAATATTTTCTTAATAGGTCATTATCGTACCAGAATTTAGTAGATCCAGTTACAAAATATATGCGCGGACGAGATTCTTCCGGAAACTGGAGAACTCCTTTTGCTCCGATATCTTATACTGGTCCTGGGTCTGTTAATGGTTGGGGAGACATAACAGAAGGTTTTACTATGCAGTATACATGGTATACTCCTCAGGATGTTCAAGGGTATATAAATATGGTTGGTAAGAAACTTTTTATATCCAGGCTCGATTCTATGTTTACTATGGAAATACCCGACGATATTCCTGGTGCACATGATATACAGGGCAGAATAGGTGCTTATTGGCATGGAAATGAACCTTGTCACCAAATTATTTATCTGTATAATTACGTAAAACAACCATGGAATTGTCAGAAATGGATACGGGCAGTCATGGATAGATTTTATGGAAATCAACCAGGCTCACTGAGCGGTAATGATGATTGTGGACAGATGTCTGCTTGGTATATTTTTAATAGCATGGGATTTTATCCTACTGCTCCCTCTAGCAATATCTATAATATTGGATCGCCTGGTATGGAGGCTGTTAGCATGACATTGAGTAATGGGAAAAAAGTGAATGTAACAACGGAAAATTGGTCTAAAGAAAATGTGTATATAAGAAAAATGTATCTCAATGATAAGGAGTATGATAAATCTTATATTACCTATGATGATATTAAAGATGGGGCTGATATTAAGTTTATCATGAGCAACAGGCCTAATTATAAGAGAGGAGTATCCAATGAGGCCGTTCCACTATCTTTGTCCAAAGAAGGCCAAACGCTTTATTATAAAAAAACGAGATAA
- a CDS encoding glycoside hydrolase family 38 C-terminal domain-containing protein, which produces MKKILAAMFAALSLGTAHAQQEFKAYVVSNAHFDSQWNWDVQTSIDDFVYKTLVQNIWLLDTYPNYVFNFEGGIKYQWMKEYYPFEYEKIKKFIAQKRWNISGSSWDATDPNVPSPESFFRNILLGQEFYKKEFGTKSKDIFLPDCFGFGYTLPTIAAHAGLIGFSTQKLQWRLHPFYGDSKFPFSIGLWQGIDGSRIMAALNAKSYNFRWNNEDISHNQELIEMAKSGVNNTAFRYYGTGDTGGSPTISSVVSVEKGLKGDGAVKVISSRSYQIFEDYQPFEKHPELPVYNGELLMDVHGTGCYTSQSAMKRFNRRNEQLGDAAERSSVIADFLGGVTYPSSILDESWKRFIWHQFHDDLTGTSIPKAYTYSWNDELIAQSRFADVIKTATGSVSQALDTRVKGTAIVVYNSLASARKDIVEANVPIKDQPSGVRVFTQKGKEVAAQLISVSNGIAHIAFAAEAAPVSYSVYDVRFGKSASVQNKLKTTSNTLENSIYKVTLNTDGDIASIVDKRVNRELVKNGSAIRLAFFASNESFNWPAWEVLKKTVDGTPVSVNEGVQISVEDKGPLFATLKVERKYGNSTFVQHIRLTEGAADDRIDVVNDIDWASQNALLKAEFPLSISNPKATYDLGLGSIERGNNTETAYEVNAQQWADLTDKDGSYGVSILNNCKYGWDKPNDNTLRLTLLHTPKTDKSYTYQNKQDFGHHTFTYSILGHVVTPEQKDRITWDADALNNPLLSFTSSKHAGKLGSEFSFVKINTPQVAIKALKKSEDGQSYVVRLYELDGKTANNVEVEFPEAIESAKELNGIEEVIGNASVVGKKLVFSTTAFKPKTFSVKLKKSDVALVNPLNIPVSLDYNGQAFTPDAFKNTGRFDKDGNSYSSDLIGKEVTSDGVTFKIAPVDEKNVVKCKKNIVNLPANSGCTKIYILASSVDKDRKATFKVDGKAYTFEVPYYSGFYGQWGHTDFTEGYVRNAPLAYVGSHRHTHKGNEAYTFTYMYKFGIILPKGAKVLELPDDENIAVFAVTLSNNVYDDVAPAFEMRALPKQTLLNK; this is translated from the coding sequence ATGAAAAAAATTTTAGCTGCAATGTTTGCTGCGCTGAGTCTTGGAACAGCTCATGCCCAACAGGAGTTTAAGGCATATGTTGTCTCAAATGCGCATTTTGATTCGCAATGGAATTGGGATGTGCAAACCTCTATTGATGATTTTGTGTATAAGACATTAGTTCAGAACATTTGGCTATTGGATACGTATCCCAATTATGTTTTTAATTTTGAGGGTGGTATCAAGTATCAATGGATGAAGGAATATTATCCGTTTGAGTATGAAAAAATTAAGAAATTTATAGCACAAAAAAGATGGAACATCTCTGGTAGTAGTTGGGATGCAACGGATCCAAATGTTCCTTCTCCTGAATCTTTTTTCAGGAATATCCTTTTAGGACAGGAATTTTATAAAAAAGAATTCGGAACAAAATCAAAAGATATCTTCTTGCCAGATTGTTTCGGCTTTGGGTATACACTGCCTACGATAGCAGCTCATGCCGGATTAATAGGTTTTTCCACACAAAAACTTCAGTGGAGATTACACCCATTTTATGGTGACTCTAAATTTCCTTTTAGTATAGGATTGTGGCAGGGGATAGATGGTTCACGTATTATGGCAGCATTAAATGCCAAGAGCTATAACTTTAGGTGGAATAACGAAGATATCAGTCATAACCAGGAGCTTATTGAGATGGCTAAATCAGGTGTAAACAATACAGCTTTTAGATATTATGGCACAGGTGATACCGGGGGCTCTCCAACAATTTCATCGGTTGTTTCTGTCGAAAAAGGTTTGAAAGGAGATGGTGCGGTGAAAGTTATAAGTTCTCGTTCTTACCAGATTTTTGAAGACTACCAACCATTTGAAAAGCATCCCGAACTACCTGTTTATAACGGTGAATTATTAATGGATGTACACGGCACTGGGTGTTACACTTCCCAGTCAGCAATGAAACGTTTCAACCGTAGAAATGAACAGTTGGGTGATGCTGCAGAGAGATCTTCTGTTATTGCCGATTTCTTAGGTGGGGTAACATATCCTTCAAGTATCTTGGATGAATCCTGGAAGCGCTTTATCTGGCACCAGTTTCATGACGACTTAACCGGTACTAGTATTCCCAAAGCTTATACTTATTCATGGAATGATGAATTAATAGCACAGAGCCGTTTTGCTGATGTTATTAAGACAGCGACCGGATCTGTATCTCAGGCACTTGATACAAGAGTGAAAGGCACTGCTATTGTTGTGTATAATTCGTTGGCATCTGCACGGAAAGATATTGTTGAAGCAAATGTTCCTATTAAAGATCAACCTTCGGGAGTCAGAGTTTTCACTCAAAAAGGAAAAGAGGTTGCTGCCCAGTTAATTTCGGTTTCAAATGGCATTGCTCATATCGCTTTTGCTGCTGAGGCTGCTCCTGTAAGTTATTCCGTTTATGATGTAAGATTTGGAAAGAGTGCTTCTGTTCAAAATAAGTTAAAAACAACTTCAAATACTCTCGAAAATAGTATTTACAAGGTAACATTGAATACAGACGGAGACATAGCTTCTATTGTGGATAAGAGAGTTAATCGTGAACTGGTGAAGAATGGCTCGGCTATACGTCTGGCTTTCTTTGCTTCTAATGAATCATTTAACTGGCCTGCTTGGGAAGTGTTGAAAAAAACAGTAGATGGTACTCCTGTCTCTGTCAACGAGGGTGTACAAATATCTGTTGAAGATAAAGGACCACTTTTTGCAACACTAAAAGTTGAAAGAAAATATGGTAATTCCACTTTTGTACAGCATATCCGACTGACTGAAGGTGCTGCTGATGATCGAATTGATGTTGTTAATGACATTGACTGGGCATCACAAAATGCTCTTCTAAAAGCTGAATTCCCTCTTAGTATTTCTAACCCAAAGGCAACTTATGACCTTGGTCTTGGATCGATAGAAAGAGGAAACAATACTGAAACAGCTTATGAAGTTAATGCTCAGCAATGGGCTGATTTAACTGACAAAGACGGAAGTTATGGCGTATCGATTCTTAACAACTGCAAATATGGTTGGGACAAGCCTAACGACAATACACTTCGTCTTACTTTGTTACATACACCAAAGACTGACAAGTCTTATACATATCAAAATAAACAGGATTTTGGTCATCATACTTTTACTTATTCAATTTTAGGACATGTTGTTACTCCTGAACAGAAAGACCGTATAACATGGGATGCTGACGCATTAAATAATCCATTACTTTCATTTACTTCGTCAAAACATGCCGGGAAATTGGGCAGTGAGTTCTCTTTTGTAAAAATAAATACACCTCAGGTTGCAATTAAGGCACTTAAAAAGTCAGAAGATGGACAGTCGTATGTAGTTCGTTTGTATGAACTAGATGGTAAAACGGCCAATAATGTTGAAGTTGAGTTTCCTGAAGCTATAGAGTCAGCTAAAGAACTAAATGGTATTGAGGAAGTTATTGGTAATGCTTCGGTTGTTGGAAAGAAATTAGTATTTAGTACCACAGCCTTCAAGCCTAAAACATTTAGTGTGAAATTAAAAAAATCTGATGTTGCTCTGGTTAATCCTTTGAATATACCGGTTTCTTTAGATTATAATGGCCAGGCATTTACTCCAGATGCTTTTAAAAATACAGGTCGTTTTGATAAAGATGGAAATTCATACTCATCAGATTTAATAGGGAAAGAAGTAACTAGTGATGGAGTGACTTTTAAAATTGCTCCTGTTGATGAAAAGAATGTTGTTAAGTGCAAAAAGAATATAGTGAATCTGCCAGCTAACAGTGGATGTACAAAAATATATATTCTTGCATCGTCAGTAGATAAAGATCGTAAGGCAACCTTCAAAGTTGATGGTAAAGCATATACATTTGAAGTTCCATATTATTCAGGATTTTATGGTCAATGGGGACATACTGATTTCACTGAAGGATATGTAAGAAACGCACCTCTTGCTTATGTTGGTTCTCACCGCCATACACACAAAGGAAATGAAGCATATACATTTACTTATATGTACAAATTTGGTATAATATTACCTAAGGGAGCTAAAGTGCTTGAACTACCGGATGACGAGAATATTGCAGTCTTTGCAGTTACATTGTCAAACAACGTTTACGATGATGTTGCACCTGCATTTGAAATGAGAGCGCTTCCTAAGCAGACATTACTTAATAAATAA
- a CDS encoding GH92 family glycosyl hydrolase, which produces MKCFKFIALFCFSFMMTLYSEAQQEKKNVVDYVNPYMGNISHLLVPTYPTIHLPNSMLRVCPERADFTSDVIKGLPLVVTSHRGSSAFNLSPVQGDESILEPVTSFSYDNEKIKPYYYEVYLDEQQTKICYAPSHQSAVYKLIFSQDRPTYIILNSKDGGLKVKGNIVSGFQNLANNAKVYLYLETKQIPEKTGTYKNNKFSTSISSAEGENACIVLAFGNKEQIVNVRYGISFISEEQAKKNLYREIKNYDVDAIAQAGRDIWNKALGKIDISDENENNKKIFYTSLYRCFERPINISEDGRYYSAFDGAIHEDDGRPFFTDDWIWDTYRANHPLRVLIDPVSETNIIRSYINMAEQMGNLWMPTFPEITGDSRRMNSNHAVATVIDGYLKGLKDFDLEKAYEACKRGIQEKTLAPWSGKPVGWLDAFYKEHGYIPALANGEEETVPEVNTFEKRQPIAVTLGTSYDEWCLSQIAKTLNKKADYEYFLKCSFNYRNVFNPETKFFHPKDKNGNFIEPFDYRFSGGMGAREYYGENNGWIYRWDVQHNIADLIHLMGGEKDFNNALDSMFSEPLGRSKFAFYAQLPDHTGNVGQFSMANEPSLHIPYLYNYSGESWKTQKRIRTLIKEWFRNDLMGVPGDEDGGGMSAFVVFSMLGFYPVTPGLPAYNIGSPMFKKVLLTLGNKNVLEIEAINCSEENKYIQSATLNGKSWDKPWFNHSEIVNGGKLVLIMGNKANKIWGSLKVNIPPSVGLNK; this is translated from the coding sequence ATGAAATGCTTTAAATTTATAGCCTTGTTTTGCTTTTCTTTTATGATGACTTTATACAGTGAAGCCCAACAAGAAAAGAAAAACGTCGTTGATTATGTTAATCCATATATGGGCAACATAAGTCATTTGTTAGTACCGACCTATCCAACAATTCATTTGCCTAACAGTATGCTACGGGTATGCCCCGAAAGAGCTGATTTTACAAGTGATGTTATCAAAGGATTACCTCTGGTGGTAACTAGCCATCGCGGAAGTTCTGCATTCAACCTTAGTCCGGTTCAGGGAGATGAATCAATATTAGAGCCTGTAACTTCATTTAGTTATGACAATGAGAAAATTAAGCCATATTATTATGAAGTCTATTTAGATGAACAGCAAACAAAAATATGTTATGCTCCTTCACATCAATCGGCTGTTTATAAATTGATATTTTCTCAGGATAGACCAACTTATATAATATTAAATTCGAAAGATGGAGGACTTAAAGTCAAAGGCAACATTGTGAGTGGATTTCAAAATCTGGCAAATAATGCAAAAGTTTATTTGTATCTCGAAACAAAGCAAATTCCGGAAAAGACAGGTACGTACAAAAATAATAAGTTCAGCACCTCCATTTCTTCAGCTGAAGGAGAAAATGCTTGCATTGTTTTAGCTTTCGGAAATAAAGAACAGATTGTCAATGTTCGTTATGGAATTTCTTTTATAAGCGAAGAACAAGCGAAAAAGAACCTTTATCGTGAAATAAAAAATTATGATGTAGACGCTATAGCTCAAGCTGGGAGGGATATCTGGAATAAAGCGTTGGGTAAGATAGATATAAGTGATGAAAATGAAAATAATAAAAAGATATTTTATACTTCTCTATACCGTTGTTTTGAGCGTCCGATAAATATTAGTGAAGATGGACGTTATTACAGTGCATTTGATGGAGCTATACACGAAGATGATGGCAGACCATTTTTTACTGATGATTGGATTTGGGATACTTATCGGGCTAATCATCCATTGCGTGTCTTGATAGATCCGGTTTCTGAAACAAATATTATCCGGTCTTATATTAATATGGCCGAACAAATGGGAAATCTATGGATGCCCACTTTCCCCGAAATAACAGGAGACTCGCGTCGAATGAATTCTAATCATGCTGTGGCTACAGTTATTGACGGATATCTTAAAGGTTTAAAGGATTTTGATTTAGAAAAGGCATATGAAGCATGTAAAAGAGGCATTCAGGAAAAAACATTGGCACCTTGGTCGGGCAAGCCTGTCGGTTGGTTGGATGCTTTTTATAAAGAGCATGGATATATTCCTGCTTTAGCAAATGGTGAAGAAGAAACAGTACCAGAAGTTAATACATTTGAGAAACGCCAGCCTATTGCTGTAACCCTTGGAACGTCTTATGACGAATGGTGCTTATCACAGATTGCTAAAACATTAAATAAAAAGGCCGACTATGAATACTTTTTGAAATGTTCGTTTAATTATAGAAATGTATTTAATCCAGAAACAAAATTTTTTCATCCGAAAGATAAAAATGGAAATTTTATAGAGCCTTTTGATTATCGTTTCTCTGGTGGCATGGGAGCACGTGAATATTATGGCGAGAATAATGGCTGGATATATCGTTGGGACGTTCAGCACAATATTGCAGATCTAATTCATTTGATGGGAGGAGAGAAGGATTTTAATAATGCTTTGGATTCTATGTTTAGCGAACCGTTGGGGCGTAGTAAATTTGCATTTTATGCGCAATTGCCCGATCATACTGGCAATGTTGGCCAATTTTCTATGGCCAATGAACCTAGTTTGCATATTCCTTATTTATATAACTACTCTGGAGAATCATGGAAAACTCAGAAACGTATTCGTACGCTTATTAAGGAATGGTTCCGTAATGATTTGATGGGTGTTCCTGGTGATGAAGATGGAGGCGGAATGTCTGCTTTTGTTGTTTTTTCAATGTTGGGATTCTATCCTGTTACTCCGGGACTGCCTGCATATAATATTGGTAGTCCGATGTTTAAGAAAGTTCTGCTGACTTTAGGAAATAAGAATGTGCTTGAAATAGAAGCTATAAATTGTTCTGAAGAAAATAAATATATACAGTCGGCTACTTTGAATGGTAAGAGTTGGGATAAACCCTGGTTTAATCATTCGGAAATTGTAAATGGTGGGAAACTGGTACTGATAATGGGAAATAAAGCCAATAAGATATGGGGTAGCTTAAAAGTAAATATTCCTCCTTCTGTTGGTTTGAATAAATGA
- a CDS encoding fasciclin domain-containing protein, whose protein sequence is MKRWIIFFACSLFLLTSCETEMDKYYELPSWLKGNSWEVLESKGNFSIFLKGVEKTSYKDLIQGKGQITVMAPTDEAFKAYFAKRKINSLDDLSANELDKLIAYHLVYYSFTKERFENYNPEGIDAESETTSPGLFYKFRTKSRDEITTDTDFIDNNRIKKVMHKERFLPVFSYNLFNSKHINAKSNYEYFYPESTWSGDNGFNVSNATVNEYGIVTDNGYVYTLNQVVDPLETIYNKLSKAADYNSFKTIYDKFINYKYDASSTTSYGKGDSLFLHYHTPIPAIASEWTNDLTSSVADYAQLSNLSKKAMNVFAPNNTSLQAFYDKYWRPYYGNSGINNVNLIPLLALLSNHVNSGEVLFPETIEAGKIVTSWGTPIMFDTKSTKLRQMCVNGTLYGLDHVIVPPMFEKVTAPMYCNPEYNIFLNMASSYIDVLLSDQNQFKVFYPTDNMIVNHTTYAGSSISYVNTNPKKYGSQEILIEGTNGSETMKETPKKILSGNHIAIKIMSTRDDEAVYKTINPYNYIYVKGNKIYSSAAYNSGIEAPTFSKINSWSNGTGYALQGDASALLPEFSSFKDIVTSTISCPAEFNGFSKLIGTSGLAKTVPAFNFLQGNRFIVLIPTQNALDKASAAGKIPAAANLADFLKSYFVDVNTSNLLDYPFPGSDIKGELTTFRYLSNGQSVKLTLIDTGSGLKIKDVKGNIVNVVSYFPKIYSDGAAYLIDGLLEVE, encoded by the coding sequence ATGAAAAGATGGATCATTTTTTTTGCTTGTTCTTTGTTTTTGCTTACTTCGTGTGAGACAGAAATGGATAAGTATTATGAACTGCCTTCCTGGTTAAAAGGTAATTCCTGGGAGGTTCTTGAATCTAAAGGTAATTTTTCTATATTCCTGAAAGGTGTTGAAAAAACATCTTATAAAGATCTGATTCAGGGAAAAGGTCAGATTACAGTAATGGCTCCTACTGACGAGGCGTTTAAAGCCTATTTTGCCAAAAGAAAAATCAATTCACTGGATGATTTATCTGCTAATGAACTCGATAAGCTTATTGCTTATCATCTGGTTTACTACTCCTTTACTAAAGAGAGATTTGAGAACTATAATCCGGAAGGAATAGATGCAGAATCAGAAACAACAAGTCCTGGATTATTTTATAAATTCAGAACGAAAAGTCGTGACGAAATAACTACAGATACAGATTTTATAGATAATAACAGAATTAAGAAAGTAATGCATAAGGAACGCTTCCTTCCAGTCTTTTCTTATAACTTGTTCAATTCAAAGCATATAAATGCCAAATCGAATTATGAATATTTTTATCCGGAATCTACATGGAGCGGTGACAATGGATTCAATGTATCTAATGCAACAGTAAATGAATATGGAATTGTTACTGATAATGGTTATGTGTATACATTAAACCAGGTAGTTGACCCACTTGAAACGATTTATAATAAACTGTCAAAAGCTGCAGACTATAATTCTTTTAAAACTATCTATGATAAGTTTATTAATTACAAGTACGATGCATCTTCAACAACTTCCTATGGGAAAGGAGATTCTTTGTTTTTGCATTATCATACACCAATACCTGCTATAGCTTCAGAATGGACAAATGATTTGACATCTTCTGTAGCCGATTATGCACAATTATCTAATTTATCGAAGAAGGCTATGAATGTTTTCGCACCTAATAATACTTCTTTACAGGCATTCTATGATAAATATTGGAGACCTTATTACGGGAACAGTGGCATAAATAATGTAAACTTAATACCTCTGCTTGCTTTATTAAGTAATCATGTAAATAGTGGGGAAGTACTATTCCCTGAAACAATTGAAGCCGGTAAGATTGTAACATCATGGGGTACTCCAATAATGTTTGATACAAAATCCACAAAACTGAGACAGATGTGTGTTAATGGTACTCTTTATGGTTTAGATCATGTTATAGTTCCACCTATGTTTGAGAAGGTTACAGCACCTATGTATTGCAATCCGGAATATAATATATTTCTTAATATGGCTTCTTCATATATAGATGTGCTATTAAGTGATCAGAATCAGTTTAAAGTTTTCTATCCAACGGATAATATGATTGTGAATCATACTACATATGCAGGGTCATCAATAAGCTATGTTAATACTAATCCGAAGAAATATGGTTCACAGGAAATTCTAATAGAAGGTACGAATGGTTCGGAGACAATGAAAGAAACCCCTAAAAAGATATTGTCTGGTAATCATATTGCAATTAAAATAATGTCTACTCGCGATGATGAAGCTGTTTACAAAACAATAAACCCTTATAATTATATATACGTAAAGGGAAATAAGATTTATTCATCGGCAGCATATAATTCTGGAATTGAAGCCCCAACTTTCAGTAAGATTAATTCATGGAGTAATGGAACAGGATATGCGCTCCAAGGTGACGCTTCTGCTTTACTTCCAGAGTTTTCTTCGTTTAAAGATATTGTAACTAGCACCATTTCATGCCCGGCAGAGTTTAATGGTTTTAGTAAACTAATCGGAACATCGGGATTAGCAAAGACAGTTCCTGCATTTAATTTCTTGCAAGGAAATCGTTTTATTGTATTGATCCCTACTCAAAATGCTTTAGATAAAGCTTCTGCTGCTGGTAAGATTCCTGCAGCTGCAAACCTTGCTGATTTCTTAAAATCTTATTTTGTAGATGTAAATACAAGCAATTTGTTGGATTACCCATTTCCAGGATCTGATATAAAAGGTGAACTTACAACTTTCAGATACTTATCAAACGGGCAATCAGTAAAACTTACTCTGATTGATACCGGATCTGGATTAAAAATTAAAGATGTTAAGGGAAATATAGTTAATGTAGTAAGTTATTTTCCAAAGATTTATTCAGATGGGGCTGCCTATTTGATTGATGGATTACTGGAAGTAGAATAA